Within Alteromonas sp. LMIT006, the genomic segment TGCAAAGCGACACAATTCATCTTAGTTTGTTGGAGCCATGATGAAAGCCTATCTGCATCTGCTTTGGTCGCAACAAACACAATGGCTTGGTTGTACTGGCGTGTTTCTAATTCATGCTTGAGAAGGTCTTGTTTGTGTTCAACATGATCAGCAAAAAATAAAGTCTGGGTGATATCAGCATGCAGTTCATAGCTGGCATCGAGCATAATTTCTTGCGGATTATTAAGAAGACTGTCTAACAAATGTCTAAGTTTTGGATCATCCAAGGTAGCAGAAAATAATAATGTTTGTCGTTTGCGATGGTCTGCTTGTCGATGAATGGCCAGTAACTGTTCGTTAAAGCCCAAATCCAACATGCGATCGGCTTCGTCATAAACTAGAATTTCTAAGCCGTTAAGAAAAAAGCTGCGATCGGATAAGTGATCGGCAATCCTCCCTGGGGTACCGACAAGAATATGGGGATCTTTGCGTAATACTTTGGCTTGGTCGTTATAGTTATCTCCGCCGACAATTAACGCCGTTTTTAAATTCAAAGCACGAGCCATATCTCGTGTGACTTGGAAAACTTGTTTGGCTAGTTCACGAGTAGGTGCCAAAATCATCGCCCGAGGATCGCGTTTAGTCATCGCTTTTTGCGAGATAAGACGAGCAATGATAGGAATGACAAACGCTAAGGTTTTGCCTGAACCGGTTTTAGCACAGCCAAGAATATCTCGTCCATGTGCCGCATAGGGAATAGCTTGACGCTGAATAGGCGTGGTTTCAGTGAATTTTTGGTTTTCAAGTGCCTGAACAATACGATTGTCTAGGCCAAGTTCGGAAAATAACAAAAGCGTGTCTCTGATATAATTAACAAATCTAATTGTATCAAAAACACGCGTACCGACCTAGTTAGAATTGCATTTCTGGCACATGGTCTGGCACAACCAACTCACCGGCAGTTTTTTCTTTGATTTCTTCTACCGTCACACCAGGTGCTCGTTCTAATAAATAGTAAGCTTTATTTTTGACTTCTAACACAGCCAAATCAGTGATGATTTTGGTAATGCAGTTCACGCCAGTCAACGGTAAGGTGCATTCAGCCAGAAGCTTTGAATTACCGTGTTTATCAGCGTGGGTCATAGTGACAATAATGTTCTTAGCACCCGCCACTAAATCCATCGCACCGCCCATGCCTTTGATGAGTTTATTGGGGATCATCCACGAAGCAATATTACCGTTTACATCGACCTCAAAAGCGCCTAATACCGTAATATCGACATGACCACCACGGATCATGGCAAAGCTTTCTGCAGAGCTAAAGATACTGGCACCGGTTACCGCGGTAACGGTTTCTTTGCCGGCATTGATCATGTCCGCATCCACCTGCTCCTCAGTTGGATTAGGCCCCATGCCAAGTAAACCGTTTTCTGATTGGAGCATCACCGATATACCATCAGGAACAAAATTAGCAGCAAGGGTAGGGATCCCAATGCCTAAGTTTACGTAATCACCGTCTTTGAATTCTTGTGCGACACGTGTTGCGATTTGATCTCGAGTTAACGCCATAGTGATTCTCCTTATTTAGCCAAGACGCGACGTTCGATGCGTTTTTCAAATGTGCCTAGAATGACGCGGTCAACGTAAATACCAGGGGTATGGATGTGAGCGGGGTCAAGTTCGCCTGGCTCAACGATTTCTTCGACTTCTACAACTGTAATCTTACCTGCTGTGGCAGCCATTGGATTAAAATTTTGTGCGGTATGACGATAGATACAGTTACCATAGCGGTCTGCTTTCCACGCTTTGACAATTGCAAAATCACCGGTAATGCTTTCTTCGAGTATATAAGGACGTCCGTTAAACTCTTTGACTTCTTTGCCTTCACCGACAGGTGTGCCATAGCCAGTTGCGGTGTAAAACGCAGGAATGCCTGCACCACCTGCGCGCATCTTTTCGGCCAATGTGCCCTGAGGCGTTAATTCAACTTCCAGTTCTCCATTGAGCAGTTGTTGCTCAAATAAGGCGTTTTCGCCTACGTAAGAGGACACCATCTTTTTGACTTGTTTGTCTTCCAACAGAATGCCAAGACCGAAATCATCAACACCACAGTTATTTGAAACAATCGTTAATCCAGAGGTGCCCATTGTTTTGATTTGTGCAATGAGTCCTTCTGGGATCCCACATAACCCAAATCCACCTGCGATTATTGTCATATTGTCGTTTAGCCCCGCCATTGCATCGGCGTAACTTGTTACTACTTTGTCAAAACCAGCCATGTTTGCTCCTTCAAGCTGTAAGGTCATTTACCCTAGTATAAAAAGGTTTAATTATTTGTAAAATTGATTTAATTTATGTATTAATAACTTTTTGTTAATAATGTCGATATTATGCTTTCATTCAAACAACTCCAAGCGTTTATTACCCTTGCGGAGTGCCAGAGTTTTGCCCTTGCCTCGGAAAAACTCTTTGTATCTCAACCTGCATTATCGGCTACGATAAAAAAATGTGAGGAGCTGCTCGGTGGCCAGCTTTTTGAAAGAACCACTCGTCAAGTCACGTTAACCAAAGAAGGTCAGTGGTTTTATCCAAAGGCCTTACAGTACTATCGGGAATATGTCGGGTTGAATCAACACGTCAAAGAAATGTTTGCTAAAGAACAAGGTATGTTGCATTTTGCTTGTATCCCATCTTTTGCTCAGGGCGGTCTTGCTAAACATCTAAAGGCGTTTCTTGAGCTCTATCCCAACATTCATTTGCACATTCAAGATATGGTCGTAGAGCATGCAATTAATGCGGTGTTGACCGAGAAAGTGGAAATCGCCTTCACGTTTGAGCCGGAGACAGTACAAGACATAGTATTTTTGCCTTTGTTTAATGATGGATTCATGGTGGTCACTCCTCCTGAGCATCGTTTTGTAAAGCATACTCAAATCCATCTTAAAGACTTATCCGATGAACCATTTATAGCGATGGATCACCAAGCAAGCCTGCGTGTTTATGTTGATCAAGCCGCAGATTATGCAGGTATAGAGTTGAATCAAATTGCCCAAGCAAGTCAAATCGCAACCATAGGGCATATGATTCAAGCTGGACTAGGAATTTCCATATTGCCCGATTTGGCGCGCCAGCATATGTTGGATTTGGGTTTGAATTGTGTCAGTTTACCCAAGCGTGAGATATCTCGTCAGATGGGGATGGTGCGGTCTAAACACCATGGTTTATCCGTATTAGGCAATGCGTTTTGGCAGTTTATGCAACAACGAGTCACTACCACTTTGTTTTAGTCGCAAATTGGTCGTCCTCATAATGGTGAGTAGCATGAATAATACCCTGATGACAGGTTCTTATGTCGGCATTGACAAAAAGATGTTAAATCAGTTGCTATTTTTTTTTACCCATTATAAATTTATTGAATATCGATATAACCTGCCGTGCACCTATGAAACTACAGCAACTGCGCTACATCGTCGAAGTTCAAAATAACAATCTCAACGTTTCTGCCACAGCCGAGTCTTTATTTACCTCACAACCTGGGATCAGTAAGCAAGTTCGGATGCTTGAAGATGAGTTGGGTGTGCAAATTTTTGGGCGAAGCGGTAAACACCTGACGCATGTCACGGATGCTGGACAAGAAATCATTGATATCGCTCGTAAAATTATGGCGCAGGTCGAAAGTATAAAAGCGGTCTCACGGGAGCATAACTTACCGGATCAAGGCAAACTTAATATTGCGACGACTCACACTCAAGCTCGATATGCTTTACCTCAGGTTATTCAAGGGTTTATGAAACGCTTTCCTAATGTTTCTCTGCACATGCACCAAGGTACACCGTCGCAAATCAGTGATTTAGCCGCCAAAGGTGAGGCAGATTTTGCCATCGCGACTGAAAGTCTGCATTTGTATAACGATTTGTTGATGTTACCTTGCTATCATTGGAACCGTTCCGTAATCGTCAAACACGACCACCCACTCGCTCAAAAAGGCACGATTACGATTGAAGATATTGCTAAGCATCCACTAGTAACTTATGTCTTTGGTTTTACTGGGCGCAGTGAATTAGATCATGCGTTTAACCAAGCTGGTTTAACGCCCAAAATTGTCTTTACGGCAACCGATGCGGATGTCATCAAAACGTATGTGCGATTAGGTGTGGGCATTGGGGTGGTAGCATCAATGGCGATTGACGAAGAAGTGGATACCGATTTGGTGCGCATCGATGCTTCTCATTTATTTGAATACTCAACCACTAAGATTGGCTTTCGTCGAGGCAATTTTTTGCGCGGTTACATGTATGATTTTATTGAGCGTTTTGCTCCACATTTGACCAAAGCCGTGGTGGAAAAAGCCATCCAGCAAAAAAACAATGAAGACGTTGAGCGTATGTTCAAAGACTTAACGCTTCCAGTCAAATAACTTAGCATTCGATGATGTTGACAGCGAGGCCGCCACGGGCAGTTTCTTTGTATTTGTTTTTCATATCTCGGCCAGTCTCACGCATGGTCTTGATCACTTTATCTAATGATACTTTGTGTTGACCATTACCACGCAGCGCTAGGCGTGAAGCATTTATCGCTTTGATGGCGCCCATTGCGTTGCGCTCTATACAAGGGACTTGAACTAAACCACCCACCGGGTCACAGGTTAAACCCAAATTATGTTCCATGCCGATTTCGGCAGCGTTTTCGACAGCCAGTACAGTGCCACCCAAGATTTCGGTTAACGCACCGGCCGCCATGGAACAAGCAACACCGACTTCACCTTGGCAACCCACTTCTGCGCCAGAGATAGAAGCATTTTTCTTATACAAAATACCAATCGCGGCTGCGGTTAACAAAAATCGCATCGCAATTTCATCTGTGACGGGTTCGATAAACTTATCGTAATAGCTCAATACGGCAGGAATGATACCCGCAGCGCCATTCGTTGGCGCCGTGACCACCCGACCGCCAGCCGCATTTTCTTCGTTTACGGCTAAAGCATACAGATTCACCCAGTCCATAGCAGCCATGGGGTCGGCTGTTTTTTCTGTCTTGAGGCGACGATAGAGAGCAGGAGCACGACGTGTGACCTTTAAACCACCAGGTAAAATTCCTTCGTTTTGTATTCCTTGCTCAATACAGGAGCGCATTACTTGCCAGAGATTGGCACACTGTTGTTTGACTTGTTCTTTTGTGCGAATTTGAGCTTCGTTAGCCAGCATTAGACTTGAAATAGTGAGTCCGTTTGCCTGACATTGAGCAATGAGTTGTTCTGCAGTATCAAATGGGTAAACCGGCCGGGTTGTCTGTCGCGCTATGTGATCGGACGCTGAATCGACAAAATCTTTGTCGTTGATAATGAAGCCGCCACCGATACTGTAATACGTTTCGCTTTTGATTAACCGATCTTTATTATAGGCATTGATGGTCATTGCGTTGGAATGTCGCGGTAATGTTTTGTGACGATGAAATATCATCGCGCCAGAGTTTGGAAATGCGATGCGATGTTGTTGCATGAGGCTCAGATGTTGAGTGGCTGCAACATCTTCTAAAATACGCTTGACCATCTCAACTTCAATTTGCTCAGGTTGGTATCCTGACAAGCCTAAAATAATCGCTTTACCCGTACCATGGCCGATACCGGTTTGTCCTAATGAACCATATAACTCAGTGTGAATATGGGTAACTTCTTTTAGTTTGTCTTCAAGCGATTGAGCAAAATCATATGCTGCTCGCATTGGGCCCACGGTATGCGAACTTGACGGGCCAATACCAATACTGAACATATCAAAAACACTGATCATGAAAATACTTCCTGATAACTCTATGAATTATCATGAGACAAATTAATACATTTAACAATTGATTAAATTTTATTTTATATATAAAAATTATTTATCAATATCTTAGGGGAGATACGTAGCAGAGCATAGGTTCATTAGCATCCCCGCGGTGGCTCCCCAGATATAGGTATTTTGCCATGGCAGGAAGTAAACTGGGTACTTTGCGCCGTTACGCGTAACAAAATGTGAGAGGTAATTATTCGGGTTTAATAAGTATTCTAATGGGACATAGAAAGATTCACTGACTTCATTACGGTCAATCGTTATGTTGGGTACAGTGTCGAGAATGGCTACATAGGGTGTAACACTGAAACCTGAAATTGTAGGGTATTGTGATAAGGAGCCGACAATATTTTGCTCAGCAACAGCAAAGCCAACTTCTTCATGAGTTTCTCTAATTGCGGTATGCATTAAACTCGGATCAGAACCTTCGTACTTTCCACCAGGAAAACTGATTTGGCCTCCGTGGTGTTTAAGATGTACTGAGCGACGTGTGAATAAAGCGTGAAGTGTCGGTTTTGCTTGGTCCTTGGATGACGTATCAGGTGGAAATAATAAAACAAGGTTGATCATCACTGCAGCTTGCCTGGTAACTGGCAAATCGGGAAAGTCTCGCTGTGGTAAGAGGGTTGTCGGTGATTGAAACCGTGCAATAAATTCAGCGGGCTGCACCTGGTGATTGTTCCTTCAATAGCGGCAGTATTTTACTGACCTTAGCGTGTAATTCAGCATACTCAGCTTGGGCATTTGAATCAAGTACAATCCCTCCACCAGCCCAACAATAAATTTGCCCGTTTTCGCATAATAAGGTGCGTATGGCAATGTTGCTGTCCATGTCGTTTTTGATTCCCACGTAGCCAATACTGCCACAGTAAATGTGACGTGCGGTATCTTCTAATTCATGAATGACTTCCATTGCACGGACTTTGGGTGCACCAGTGATTGAGCCACCAGGAAAAGCACCTGAAAATAGTTGCCAAGGATGAACATTATCTTGTAGTTGTCCTTCAATCGTACTTACTAAATGGTGTACGGCAGGGTAGGATTCTAATGCAAACAACTTTGGTACTTTGACACTGTGCGGTTCACAGTGTTTGGATAAATCGTTGCGCAAGAGATCGACAATCATGAGATTTTCGGCGCGGTCTTTCTCCGAATCAAGCAGCGATTTAGCCGATGCTTGATCTTCTATCGGATCGACAAAGCGTGGCATAGTGCCTTTAATCGGCTTGGTATTGACTTGGTTATCTTTAATTTGGATAAAGCGTTCAGGAGAAATGGATAAAATAGCCCCTTGTTCAGTGCGAATAAAACTCGAAAACGGTGCTTGGTTATACTGACTTAACAAACAATATGCCGCGTATTCATCGCCACTGTAATGAGCAGTAAAGCGCATGGCAAAATTCACTTGATAACAATCACCACTCAAAATGTATTCGTGGATCGCATTGATGCTGTGTACGTATTGTTCTTGCGTTTTGTCGGCCTTCCAATCACTGGTGAGTGTGAATTCAGACTGATCACGTGTCACATCACCCACTTTGGGTGCCTCTAGTGGAACACGACTGAGATAACAATGGTAGTAACACTGTTCCGTACGATCATAAATAATTGATTGAGTGAAGACCCCCGCAATCATATCTGGAGTTTGATAACGATTCTTAGGCGCGGGGAGTGTTTCTAGAAATGCATTGAGCTCGTAACCAAAACTGCCAGCAATACCAACGACAAAAGGTAATTTTTGATATATCGGCAGTATTTTGCTGGGGATTTCAATGTCTGTTTCTGCAAAATAATGTGTTTGCAGGCTGGTAAGACTTTCAAACAAAGACGTTTGCAGTGTAAATGTACTGTCTTGTGCTTTGATAAGCTGAAAATGTAATTGTTGCTCGTGTGCTGTGAGCACTGCCTCTGGCGCAAATAATATCAGATCAAAGCCTGCACTAGGATGTTGCGCACTATCAAACAGCATATGAAAAGGCTGATGTGCAAACTGAGCAAACACTTGCTGTGGGGTGAGGTGATTCAGCTGGGGTAATGGCTCAATAAATAAGGTGCGTTTCATATCACTCTTTTAATAATAGTCAAATTAGTTATTAGCTGTTTAGGTTAGAGCCTAGGCCAAAGTTGTAGCTTTTTGGCTTGGTAACTGTGTTAACAAAATAGTATTATAACCTAATACATTCCAATTTAAATCTTAACATTGAGGTTACAATGACGGTCATTCGCCAAGCAGATTTTATTGAAAGCATCGCTGATTCGTTGCAGTTTATTTCTTACTACCACCCATTAGATTATATCAAAGCTGTCGAGGACGCTTACCATCGCGAAGAAAGCCAAGCAGCTAAAGACGCTATGGCGCAAATTTTAATCAATTCTCGTATGTCAGCAGAAGGCAAACGTCCTATTTGTCAAGACACAGGTATTGTGACCTGCTTCGTCAAAATTGGTATGGAAGTACAGTGGGACAAACACGATATGACTGTTCAACAAATGGTCGATGAAGGTACTCGCCGAGCTTACAACAATCAAGATAATCCTCTACGTGCTTCAATAGTGGCAGATCCCGCTGGAAAACGCATCAATACCAAAGATAACTCACCAGCCGTAGTTCACATCGATATGGTGCCAGGTAATCAGGTAGAAGTCATGATTGCGGCGAAAGGTGGCGGTTCAGAGAATAAATCTAAGATGGTGATGTTGAATCCATCTGATGATATTGCTGAGTGGGTCGCTAAAACAGTCCCTACAATGGGCGCAGGTTGGTGTCCTCCGGGGATGTTGGGGCTAGGCATTGGCGGAACGGCTGAAAAAGCGGCAGTACTTGCTAAAGAGAGCTTAATGGATCCCGTTGATATTCATGAGTTAATTGAGCGAGGCCCGGAAACGACTGAAGAAAAACTTCGAGTTGAAATCTTTAAGCGCGTTAATGCATTAGGCATCGGGGCGCAAGGCTTAGGCGGTTTGACTACGGTCGTCGACATCAAAGTCAAATCTGTGCCAACACATGCTGCCTCTAAACCCGTGGTTATGATCCCAAATTGTGCGGCTACTCGTCATGCGCATTTTCACTTAGATGGTTCAGGTCCAGCTGAACTTAAGGCGCCAAAGTTAGAAGACTGGCCAGAAGTGACTTGGGAAGTAGGTGAAAACACCCGTCGCGTTAATTTAGATGAGTTGACTCCAGAAGCCATTCAAGAATGGAAGGTCGGTGAAACGTTATTACTCAATGGTAAAATGCTTACCGGACGTGATGCCGCTCATAAACGTATCCAAACGATGTTTGATAATGGTGAAGGCTTACCCGACGGTGTAGATTTAACCAACAAGTTTATTTACTACGTGGGTCC encodes:
- a CDS encoding DEAD/DEAH box helicase — protein: MLFSELGLDNRIVQALENQKFTETTPIQRQAIPYAAHGRDILGCAKTGSGKTLAFVIPIIARLISQKAMTKRDPRAMILAPTRELAKQVFQVTRDMARALNLKTALIVGGDNYNDQAKVLRKDPHILVGTPGRIADHLSDRSFFLNGLEILVYDEADRMLDLGFNEQLLAIHRQADHRKRQTLLFSATLDDPKLRHLLDSLLNNPQEIMLDASYELHADITQTLFFADHVEHKQDLLKHELETRQYNQAIVFVATKADADRLSSWLQQTKMNCVALHGDLLQNQRANVINAFGNGQHDILVCTDLGARGLDLRKVNLVINFDLPKHVEEFVHRVGRTGRAGEKGTAISFVGPRDWQSYRALSKHITQELPVHAHPALPGEFKGKAIKKKLSTEQTKTFKKKPTSKAPKTHTKRVDNTSGTDIGHVPIKRKPRPEAED
- a CDS encoding fumarate hydratase — protein: MTVIRQADFIESIADSLQFISYYHPLDYIKAVEDAYHREESQAAKDAMAQILINSRMSAEGKRPICQDTGIVTCFVKIGMEVQWDKHDMTVQQMVDEGTRRAYNNQDNPLRASIVADPAGKRINTKDNSPAVVHIDMVPGNQVEVMIAAKGGGSENKSKMVMLNPSDDIAEWVAKTVPTMGAGWCPPGMLGLGIGGTAEKAAVLAKESLMDPVDIHELIERGPETTEEKLRVEIFKRVNALGIGAQGLGGLTTVVDIKVKSVPTHAASKPVVMIPNCAATRHAHFHLDGSGPAELKAPKLEDWPEVTWEVGENTRRVNLDELTPEAIQEWKVGETLLLNGKMLTGRDAAHKRIQTMFDNGEGLPDGVDLTNKFIYYVGPVDAVGDEVVGPAGPTTATRMDKFTDMMLEKTGLLGMIGKAERGPATVESIAKHKSAYLMAVGGAAYLVSKAIKKARVVAFEDLGMEAIYEFEVEDMPVTVAVDSEGQNAHAIGPDIWKVKIAEKS
- a CDS encoding CoA transferase subunit B, with amino-acid sequence MALTRDQIATRVAQEFKDGDYVNLGIGIPTLAANFVPDGISVMLQSENGLLGMGPNPTEEQVDADMINAGKETVTAVTGASIFSSAESFAMIRGGHVDITVLGAFEVDVNGNIASWMIPNKLIKGMGGAMDLVAGAKNIIVTMTHADKHGNSKLLAECTLPLTGVNCITKIITDLAVLEVKNKAYYLLERAPGVTVEEIKEKTAGELVVPDHVPEMQF
- the cysB gene encoding HTH-type transcriptional regulator CysB gives rise to the protein MKLQQLRYIVEVQNNNLNVSATAESLFTSQPGISKQVRMLEDELGVQIFGRSGKHLTHVTDAGQEIIDIARKIMAQVESIKAVSREHNLPDQGKLNIATTHTQARYALPQVIQGFMKRFPNVSLHMHQGTPSQISDLAAKGEADFAIATESLHLYNDLLMLPCYHWNRSVIVKHDHPLAQKGTITIEDIAKHPLVTYVFGFTGRSELDHAFNQAGLTPKIVFTATDADVIKTYVRLGVGIGVVASMAIDEEVDTDLVRIDASHLFEYSTTKIGFRRGNFLRGYMYDFIERFAPHLTKAVVEKAIQQKNNEDVERMFKDLTLPVK
- the pabB gene encoding aminodeoxychorismate synthase component I; its protein translation is MKRTLFIEPLPQLNHLTPQQVFAQFAHQPFHMLFDSAQHPSAGFDLILFAPEAVLTAHEQQLHFQLIKAQDSTFTLQTSLFESLTSLQTHYFAETDIEIPSKILPIYQKLPFVVGIAGSFGYELNAFLETLPAPKNRYQTPDMIAGVFTQSIIYDRTEQCYYHCYLSRVPLEAPKVGDVTRDQSEFTLTSDWKADKTQEQYVHSINAIHEYILSGDCYQVNFAMRFTAHYSGDEYAAYCLLSQYNQAPFSSFIRTEQGAILSISPERFIQIKDNQVNTKPIKGTMPRFVDPIEDQASAKSLLDSEKDRAENLMIVDLLRNDLSKHCEPHSVKVPKLFALESYPAVHHLVSTIEGQLQDNVHPWQLFSGAFPGGSITGAPKVRAMEVIHELEDTARHIYCGSIGYVGIKNDMDSNIAIRTLLCENGQIYCWAGGGIVLDSNAQAEYAELHAKVSKILPLLKEQSPGAAR
- a CDS encoding L-serine ammonia-lyase, which codes for MISVFDMFSIGIGPSSSHTVGPMRAAYDFAQSLEDKLKEVTHIHTELYGSLGQTGIGHGTGKAIILGLSGYQPEQIEVEMVKRILEDVAATQHLSLMQQHRIAFPNSGAMIFHRHKTLPRHSNAMTINAYNKDRLIKSETYYSIGGGFIINDKDFVDSASDHIARQTTRPVYPFDTAEQLIAQCQANGLTISSLMLANEAQIRTKEQVKQQCANLWQVMRSCIEQGIQNEGILPGGLKVTRRAPALYRRLKTEKTADPMAAMDWVNLYALAVNEENAAGGRVVTAPTNGAAGIIPAVLSYYDKFIEPVTDEIAMRFLLTAAAIGILYKKNASISGAEVGCQGEVGVACSMAAGALTEILGGTVLAVENAAEIGMEHNLGLTCDPVGGLVQVPCIERNAMGAIKAINASRLALRGNGQHKVSLDKVIKTMRETGRDMKNKYKETARGGLAVNIIEC
- a CDS encoding LysR family transcriptional regulator, with product MLSFKQLQAFITLAECQSFALASEKLFVSQPALSATIKKCEELLGGQLFERTTRQVTLTKEGQWFYPKALQYYREYVGLNQHVKEMFAKEQGMLHFACIPSFAQGGLAKHLKAFLELYPNIHLHIQDMVVEHAINAVLTEKVEIAFTFEPETVQDIVFLPLFNDGFMVVTPPEHRFVKHTQIHLKDLSDEPFIAMDHQASLRVYVDQAADYAGIELNQIAQASQIATIGHMIQAGLGISILPDLARQHMLDLGLNCVSLPKREISRQMGMVRSKHHGLSVLGNAFWQFMQQRVTTTLF
- a CDS encoding CoA transferase subunit A, with the translated sequence MAGFDKVVTSYADAMAGLNDNMTIIAGGFGLCGIPEGLIAQIKTMGTSGLTIVSNNCGVDDFGLGILLEDKQVKKMVSSYVGENALFEQQLLNGELEVELTPQGTLAEKMRAGGAGIPAFYTATGYGTPVGEGKEVKEFNGRPYILEESITGDFAIVKAWKADRYGNCIYRHTAQNFNPMAATAGKITVVEVEEIVEPGELDPAHIHTPGIYVDRVILGTFEKRIERRVLAK
- a CDS encoding CoA pyrophosphatase; the protein is MQPAEFIARFQSPTTLLPQRDFPDLPVTRQAAVMINLVLLFPPDTSSKDQAKPTLHALFTRRSVHLKHHGGQISFPGGKYEGSDPSLMHTAIRETHEEVGFAVAEQNIVGSLSQYPTISGFSVTPYVAILDTVPNITIDRNEVSESFYVPLEYLLNPNNYLSHFVTRNGAKYPVYFLPWQNTYIWGATAGMLMNLCSATYLP